The following are encoded in a window of Candidatus Moraniibacteriota bacterium genomic DNA:
- a CDS encoding response regulator produces MEKILLVEDDEMISEIYQKKLEQVGYKVELAADGNQAEKKIRLGSYDLVLLDLVLPGLDGITILKEISNEGALPLPSPIVIFSNLNDTENQESAFRYGASGFISKSQFNPSEFLKEIERYLREIRERRKNRTLHFSDEERMDALKEKEASLKEKSEIKEEVVEVEEEKGRYILFVEDEEVFVDLFSERLRKEGFRLTVCTSGREALDLINQNKPDLVITDILLPEMPGNELVSLIRKNKETYDLPIIVMSASILDKQEEEVRELGIQGFFLKTHITPSELVEYVREIIPEK; encoded by the coding sequence ATGGAAAAGATTTTACTCGTAGAAGATGATGAGATGATTTCAGAAATTTACCAAAAAAAACTGGAACAAGTAGGTTATAAAGTTGAGTTGGCGGCTGATGGAAATCAAGCAGAAAAGAAAATTCGTCTTGGCTCATATGACCTTGTTCTTTTGGATCTTGTACTCCCTGGTCTTGACGGAATAACTATTTTGAAAGAAATCTCCAATGAAGGCGCTCTCCCACTTCCTTCGCCGATTGTTATTTTTAGTAATTTAAATGATACCGAGAATCAAGAATCCGCTTTTCGATATGGGGCATCCGGATTTATATCAAAATCACAATTTAATCCTTCTGAATTTCTTAAAGAAATAGAACGGTATCTTCGAGAAATTCGTGAGCGAAGAAAAAACCGAACATTACATTTTTCTGATGAAGAGAGAATGGATGCTTTGAAAGAGAAAGAAGCTTCATTGAAAGAAAAATCGGAGATAAAAGAAGAAGTTGTGGAGGTTGAAGAAGAAAAAGGAAGATATATATTATTTGTTGAAGATGAAGAGGTTTTTGTTGATTTATTTTCAGAAAGACTTCGTAAAGAGGGATTTCGCTTGACGGTATGCACATCCGGAAGAGAGGCTTTGGATTTAATAAATCAAAACAAACCTGATCTTGTTATAACAGATATTCTTTTGCCTGAAATGCCAGGAAATGAACTTGTTAGTTTGATACGAAAAAATAAAGAAACATACGATCTTCCTATTATTGTTATGTCAGCATCTATATTGGATAAACAAGAAGAAGAGGTTCGAGAATTGGGAATTCAGGGATTTTTTCTTAAAACTCACATAACTCCAAGCGAGCTTGTGGAATATGTTCGAGAAATTATTCCTGAAAAATAA
- a CDS encoding HAMP domain-containing histidine kinase, which produces MTFDFVSNIEQCAMLVKESVSLGLVYYSHIPTAIISLFIGLLVYFKGGKSLISKIFFSLCLVFSLFLAMNIILWTSYDSRMYMFFWSIGSLTDALIFMLGFYFFYVFIYERDIPFLFKIIGFLFLVPIIFYLGTPYNLVYFDGNECVPVEEVLFKDYVDYLKIIIFSIILIFSFREYKKAKEEEKRKVRTVAIGLNLFLAMFLFANMLSNYVIEKGYLEATVGYSYELYGLFGMPVFIGFLAYAIVKFNIMNIKLLGIQILVWTIIFLIGSQFFFIQNRINMVLTAISLILISIAGFMLIGSTKRNIQRKEELQKMADKLLLANDRLKQLDRVKSEFISIASHQLRTPLTAIKGFVSLILEGSYGSVEASVRNALNKVYLSNDRLIQLVEDLLNISRIESGKFEYTFAPCQLDDVVESVFEMLRIRARDAGLEFTLKLPEEKLPQILVDEAKIREVLWNLIDNAIKYTKKGFVRISIFEDSGKIVIAIQDSGIGILPEDSPNLFEKFCRGKDTGRLHASGTGLGLYVGKKIILAHKGKITFVSEGEGKGTIFTITLPLDFKPEEKNKEQDFLE; this is translated from the coding sequence ATGACATTTGATTTTGTTTCCAACATAGAACAATGTGCGATGCTTGTGAAAGAATCTGTTTCTTTGGGCCTTGTGTATTACTCTCATATACCCACAGCAATTATTTCCTTATTCATAGGTTTGCTGGTTTATTTTAAAGGAGGAAAATCTTTAATAAGTAAAATATTTTTTTCTTTGTGTTTGGTTTTTTCTTTGTTCCTAGCTATGAATATCATTCTTTGGACGAGCTATGACAGTAGAATGTATATGTTTTTTTGGTCCATTGGATCTCTGACAGATGCTCTCATTTTTATGTTAGGTTTTTATTTTTTTTATGTTTTTATTTATGAAAGGGATATTCCCTTTCTCTTTAAAATAATAGGTTTTCTTTTCCTTGTTCCTATTATATTTTATTTAGGAACTCCCTATAATCTTGTTTATTTTGATGGTAATGAATGTGTTCCTGTCGAGGAGGTTTTATTTAAGGATTATGTTGATTATTTAAAAATAATAATTTTTTCGATTATTCTTATTTTTTCTTTTCGAGAATATAAAAAAGCTAAGGAAGAAGAAAAAAGAAAAGTTCGAACGGTGGCTATAGGTTTAAATCTTTTTCTTGCTATGTTTCTATTTGCTAATATGTTATCTAATTATGTTATAGAAAAAGGTTATTTAGAGGCAACAGTTGGATATTCATATGAATTGTATGGTCTTTTTGGAATGCCTGTTTTTATTGGGTTTCTTGCGTATGCGATTGTGAAATTTAATATCATGAATATAAAATTATTAGGTATTCAGATTTTGGTGTGGACAATTATTTTTCTTATTGGCTCACAATTCTTTTTTATACAGAATCGAATTAATATGGTTTTAACAGCTATTTCTCTTATTCTGATTAGCATTGCAGGATTTATGCTTATTGGTTCAACGAAGAGAAATATCCAGCGAAAGGAAGAGCTCCAAAAGATGGCGGATAAATTACTTCTTGCGAATGATCGACTCAAACAGCTTGATCGAGTAAAATCAGAATTTATTTCTATCGCTTCTCATCAGTTAAGGACCCCACTTACTGCTATAAAGGGTTTTGTTTCTCTTATTTTGGAGGGATCGTATGGAAGTGTGGAAGCTTCTGTCCGAAATGCTCTCAATAAAGTATATCTTTCCAATGATCGCCTTATTCAATTAGTGGAGGATCTTTTGAATATCTCTCGTATTGAATCGGGAAAATTCGAATATACTTTTGCACCTTGTCAATTAGATGATGTTGTGGAAAGTGTTTTTGAGATGCTTCGAATAAGGGCTCGAGATGCTGGTTTGGAATTTACTCTAAAACTTCCAGAAGAAAAACTCCCCCAGATACTTGTAGATGAAGCTAAGATCCGAGAAGTTTTGTGGAATCTCATCGATAATGCTATAAAATATACAAAGAAAGGATTTGTTCGAATTTCCATTTTTGAAGATTCTGGAAAAATTGTGATTGCTATACAAGATTCCGGAATAGGCATTCTTCCAGAGGATAGCCCAAATCTTTTTGAAAAATTCTGTCGAGGAAAAGATACGGGCCGGCTTCATGCAAGTGGTACAGGGCTCGGTCTTTATGTGGGAAAGAAAATAATACTCGCACATAAAGGGAAGATAACATTTGTTTCAGAGGGGGAAGGTAAAGGAACGATATTTACTATAACTTTACCTCTAGATTTTAAACCGGAAGAAAAAAATAAAGAACAGGATTTCCTGGAATAA